One Nocardia sp. BMG111209 DNA segment encodes these proteins:
- a CDS encoding SHOCT domain-containing protein: protein MMFWYGHDMSGWGYGLMTIGMVVFWVLVIGGFAALVRYTAGPVPGNGPSHSGPTPQQVLADRYARGEIDDEEYVRRLDTLNARMSPSTSRGPSGPTA from the coding sequence ATGATGTTCTGGTACGGACACGACATGAGTGGCTGGGGCTATGGCCTGATGACGATCGGCATGGTCGTGTTCTGGGTTCTGGTGATCGGCGGGTTCGCCGCGCTGGTCCGCTACACGGCCGGCCCGGTCCCCGGCAACGGGCCGTCCCACTCCGGGCCGACCCCGCAGCAGGTGCTGGCCGACCGATACGCACGAGGAGAGATCGATGACGAGGAGTATGTGCGGAGACTGGACACATTGAACGCCCGGATGTCGCCGAGCACTTCCCGGGGTCCGTCCGGACCCACGGCCTGA